In the Ursus arctos isolate Adak ecotype North America unplaced genomic scaffold, UrsArc2.0 scaffold_19, whole genome shotgun sequence genome, one interval contains:
- the MTSS2 gene encoding protein MTSS 2 isoform X1 produces the protein METAEKECGALGGLFQAIVNDMKSSYPIWEDFNSKATKLHSQLRTTVLAAVAFLDAFQKVADMATNTRGATRDIGSALTRMCMRHRSIETKLRQFTNALLESLINPLQERIEDWKKSANQLDKDHAKEYKRARHEIKKKSSDTLKLQKKARKGKGDLQPQLDSALQDVNDMYLLLEETEKQAVRRALIEERGRFCTFITFLQPVVNGELTMLGEITHLQGIIDDLVVLTAEPHKLPPASEQVIKDLKGSDYSWSYQTPPSSPSGSGSRKSSMCSAPSSSSSAKGGGAPWPGGAQTYSPSSTCRYRSLAQPATAAARLSSVSSHDSGFVSQDATYSKPPSPMPSDITSQKSSSSASSEASETCQSVSECSSPTSDWAKVGPHEQPSGTSLQRRKDRAEHPRDTEPGLASGGTLGPSGEEAPRPRMSPATIAAKHGEEVSPAASDLAMVLTRGLSLEHQKSSRDSLQYSSGYSTQTTTPSCSEDTIPSQGSDYDCYSVNGDAEAEGPAEFDKSSTIPRNSNIAQNYRRLIQTKRPASTAGLPSASGAPPGVATIRRTPSTKPAVRRALSSAGPIPIRPPIVPVKTPTVPDSPGYAGPTRAGSEECVFYSDEAASPLAPDLAKASPKRLSLPNTAWASPAPEAASYAGLAADDDDEQQQLAANRHSLVEKLGELVAGAHALGEGQFPFPTALAAAAPAEETPSPPPAASGDPPAEDMLVAIRRGVRLRRTVTNDRSAPRIL, from the exons GGGCCACAAGGGACATTGGCTCGGCGCTCACGCGCATGTGCATGCGCCACCGCAGCATCGAGACCAAGCTGCGGCAGTTCACCAA CGCGCTGCTGGAGAGCCTCATCAACCCGCTGCAGGAGCGCATCGAGGACTGGAAGAAGTCGGCCAACCAGCTGGACAAGGACCACGCAAAAG AGTATAAACGAGCCCGACATGAGATCAAGAAAAAGTCTTCAGACACGTTGAAGCTGCAGAAGAAAGCACGCAAAG GGAAAGGAGACCTGCAGCCGCAGCTGGACAGCGCCCTGCAGGACGTCAACGACATGTACCTGCTGCTGGAGGAGACCGAGAAGCAGGCAGTGCGCCGGGCCCTGATCGAGGAGCGTGGGCGCTTCTGCACCTTCATCACGTTCCTGCAGCCTGTGGTG AATGGCGAGCTGACCATGCTGGGAGAGATCACCCACCTGCAGGGCATCATCGACGACCTGGTGGTGCTGACAGCGGAACCCCACAAGCTGCCCCCCGCCAGTGAGCAG GTGATCAAAGACCTGAAGGGCTCAGACTATAGCTGGTCCTACCAGACCCCCCCATCGTCGCCCAGTGGCTCCGGCTCACGGAAGTCCAGCATGTGCAG TGCCCCCAGCAGCAGTAGCAGTGCCAAGGGTGGCGGAGCCCCGTGGCCTGGGggtgcccaaacatactcacccAGTTCCACCTGTCGCTACCGCAGCCTGGCACAGCCAGCCACCGCCGCCGCCCGCCTCTCCAGCGTCTCCTCCCACGACTCTGGCTTCGTCTCCCAGGACGCCACGTACTCCAAGCCCCCCTCACCCATGCCTTCAGACATCACCAGCCAG AAGTCCTCCAGCTCTGCGTCCTCAGAGGCCTCGGAAACCTGCCAGTCCGTTAGCGAGTGCAGCTCCCCCACCTCG GACTGGGCCAAGGTGGGCCCCCACGAACAGCCCTCAGGCACCAGCCTGCAGCGGAGGAAGGACCGAGCAGAGCACCCCCGAGACACGGAGCCAGGCCTGGCCAGCGGGGGCACCCTGGGTCCCAGCGGAGAGGAGGCTCCACGACCCCGCATGTCCCCTGCCACCATCGCAGCCAAG CACGGTGAGGAGGTGTCCCCGGCGGCCAGTGACCTGGCCATGGTGCTGACGCGCGGCCTGAGCCTGGAGCACCAGAAGAGCAGCCGGGACTCCTTGCAGTACTCCAGCGGCTACAGCACGCAGACCACCACGCCCTCGTGCTCCGAGGACACCATCCCCTCCCAAG GCTCCGACTACGACTGCTACTCTGTGAACGGGGACGCGGAGGCCGAGGGCCCCGCCGAGTTCGACAAGTCATCCACCATCCCCCGCAACAGCAACATCGCCCAGAACTACCGCCGCCTGATCCAGACCAAGCGCCCCGCCTCCACCGCGGGGCTGCCCAGCGCTTCGGGCGCGCCCCCCGGCGTGGCCACCATCCGCCGCACGCCGTCCACCAAGCCCGCCGTGCGCCGCGCGCTCTCCAGCGCCGGCCCCATCCCCATCCGGCCGCCCATCGTGCCCGTGAAGACGCCCACGGTGCCCGACTCCCCCGGCTACGCGGGGCCCACGCGGGCGGGCAGCGAGGAGTGCGTCTTCTACAGCGACGAGGCCGCCTCGCCCCTGGCCCCGGACCTGGCCAAGGCCTCCCCGAAGAGGCTGAGCCTGCCCAACACGGCCTGGGCCAGCCCGGCCCCCGAGGCGGCCAGCTACGCCGGGCTGGCGGCGGACGACGACGACGAGCAGCAGCAGCTGGCCGCCAACCGGCACAGCCTGGTGGAGAAGCTCGGGGAGCTGGTGGcgggcgcccacgccctgggcgaGGGCCAGTTCCCCTTCCCCACCGCCCTGGCCGCAGCCGCCCCCGCCGAGGAGACGCCCAGCCCGCCCCCTGCCGCCTCGGGCGACCCCCCGGCCGAAGACATGCTGGTGGCCATCCGCCGCGGGGTGCGGCTCCGCAGGACCGTCACCAACGACAGGTCGGCGCCCCGCATCTTGTGA
- the MTSS2 gene encoding protein MTSS 2 isoform X2 — METAEKECGALGGLFQAIVNDMKSSYPIWEDFNSKATKLHSQLRTTVLAAVAFLDAFQKVADMATNTRGATRDIGSALTRMCMRHRSIETKLRQFTNALLESLINPLQERIEDWKKSANQLDKDHAKEYKRARHEIKKKSSDTLKLQKKARKGKGDLQPQLDSALQDVNDMYLLLEETEKQAVRRALIEERGRFCTFITFLQPVVNGELTMLGEITHLQGIIDDLVVLTAEPHKLPPASEQVIKDLKGSDYSWSYQTPPSSPSGSGSRKSSMCSAPSSSSSAKGGGAPWPGGAQTYSPSSTCRYRSLAQPATAAARLSSVSSHDSGFVSQDATYSKPPSPMPSDITSQDWAKVGPHEQPSGTSLQRRKDRAEHPRDTEPGLASGGTLGPSGEEAPRPRMSPATIAAKHGEEVSPAASDLAMVLTRGLSLEHQKSSRDSLQYSSGYSTQTTTPSCSEDTIPSQGSDYDCYSVNGDAEAEGPAEFDKSSTIPRNSNIAQNYRRLIQTKRPASTAGLPSASGAPPGVATIRRTPSTKPAVRRALSSAGPIPIRPPIVPVKTPTVPDSPGYAGPTRAGSEECVFYSDEAASPLAPDLAKASPKRLSLPNTAWASPAPEAASYAGLAADDDDEQQQLAANRHSLVEKLGELVAGAHALGEGQFPFPTALAAAAPAEETPSPPPAASGDPPAEDMLVAIRRGVRLRRTVTNDRSAPRIL, encoded by the exons GGGCCACAAGGGACATTGGCTCGGCGCTCACGCGCATGTGCATGCGCCACCGCAGCATCGAGACCAAGCTGCGGCAGTTCACCAA CGCGCTGCTGGAGAGCCTCATCAACCCGCTGCAGGAGCGCATCGAGGACTGGAAGAAGTCGGCCAACCAGCTGGACAAGGACCACGCAAAAG AGTATAAACGAGCCCGACATGAGATCAAGAAAAAGTCTTCAGACACGTTGAAGCTGCAGAAGAAAGCACGCAAAG GGAAAGGAGACCTGCAGCCGCAGCTGGACAGCGCCCTGCAGGACGTCAACGACATGTACCTGCTGCTGGAGGAGACCGAGAAGCAGGCAGTGCGCCGGGCCCTGATCGAGGAGCGTGGGCGCTTCTGCACCTTCATCACGTTCCTGCAGCCTGTGGTG AATGGCGAGCTGACCATGCTGGGAGAGATCACCCACCTGCAGGGCATCATCGACGACCTGGTGGTGCTGACAGCGGAACCCCACAAGCTGCCCCCCGCCAGTGAGCAG GTGATCAAAGACCTGAAGGGCTCAGACTATAGCTGGTCCTACCAGACCCCCCCATCGTCGCCCAGTGGCTCCGGCTCACGGAAGTCCAGCATGTGCAG TGCCCCCAGCAGCAGTAGCAGTGCCAAGGGTGGCGGAGCCCCGTGGCCTGGGggtgcccaaacatactcacccAGTTCCACCTGTCGCTACCGCAGCCTGGCACAGCCAGCCACCGCCGCCGCCCGCCTCTCCAGCGTCTCCTCCCACGACTCTGGCTTCGTCTCCCAGGACGCCACGTACTCCAAGCCCCCCTCACCCATGCCTTCAGACATCACCAGCCAG GACTGGGCCAAGGTGGGCCCCCACGAACAGCCCTCAGGCACCAGCCTGCAGCGGAGGAAGGACCGAGCAGAGCACCCCCGAGACACGGAGCCAGGCCTGGCCAGCGGGGGCACCCTGGGTCCCAGCGGAGAGGAGGCTCCACGACCCCGCATGTCCCCTGCCACCATCGCAGCCAAG CACGGTGAGGAGGTGTCCCCGGCGGCCAGTGACCTGGCCATGGTGCTGACGCGCGGCCTGAGCCTGGAGCACCAGAAGAGCAGCCGGGACTCCTTGCAGTACTCCAGCGGCTACAGCACGCAGACCACCACGCCCTCGTGCTCCGAGGACACCATCCCCTCCCAAG GCTCCGACTACGACTGCTACTCTGTGAACGGGGACGCGGAGGCCGAGGGCCCCGCCGAGTTCGACAAGTCATCCACCATCCCCCGCAACAGCAACATCGCCCAGAACTACCGCCGCCTGATCCAGACCAAGCGCCCCGCCTCCACCGCGGGGCTGCCCAGCGCTTCGGGCGCGCCCCCCGGCGTGGCCACCATCCGCCGCACGCCGTCCACCAAGCCCGCCGTGCGCCGCGCGCTCTCCAGCGCCGGCCCCATCCCCATCCGGCCGCCCATCGTGCCCGTGAAGACGCCCACGGTGCCCGACTCCCCCGGCTACGCGGGGCCCACGCGGGCGGGCAGCGAGGAGTGCGTCTTCTACAGCGACGAGGCCGCCTCGCCCCTGGCCCCGGACCTGGCCAAGGCCTCCCCGAAGAGGCTGAGCCTGCCCAACACGGCCTGGGCCAGCCCGGCCCCCGAGGCGGCCAGCTACGCCGGGCTGGCGGCGGACGACGACGACGAGCAGCAGCAGCTGGCCGCCAACCGGCACAGCCTGGTGGAGAAGCTCGGGGAGCTGGTGGcgggcgcccacgccctgggcgaGGGCCAGTTCCCCTTCCCCACCGCCCTGGCCGCAGCCGCCCCCGCCGAGGAGACGCCCAGCCCGCCCCCTGCCGCCTCGGGCGACCCCCCGGCCGAAGACATGCTGGTGGCCATCCGCCGCGGGGTGCGGCTCCGCAGGACCGTCACCAACGACAGGTCGGCGCCCCGCATCTTGTGA
- the MTSS2 gene encoding protein MTSS 2 isoform X4, translating into MSLRPLLGKGDLQPQLDSALQDVNDMYLLLEETEKQAVRRALIEERGRFCTFITFLQPVVNGELTMLGEITHLQGIIDDLVVLTAEPHKLPPASEQVIKDLKGSDYSWSYQTPPSSPSGSGSRKSSMCSAPSSSSSAKGGGAPWPGGAQTYSPSSTCRYRSLAQPATAAARLSSVSSHDSGFVSQDATYSKPPSPMPSDITSQKSSSSASSEASETCQSVSECSSPTSDWAKVGPHEQPSGTSLQRRKDRAEHPRDTEPGLASGGTLGPSGEEAPRPRMSPATIAAKHGEEVSPAASDLAMVLTRGLSLEHQKSSRDSLQYSSGYSTQTTTPSCSEDTIPSQGSDYDCYSVNGDAEAEGPAEFDKSSTIPRNSNIAQNYRRLIQTKRPASTAGLPSASGAPPGVATIRRTPSTKPAVRRALSSAGPIPIRPPIVPVKTPTVPDSPGYAGPTRAGSEECVFYSDEAASPLAPDLAKASPKRLSLPNTAWASPAPEAASYAGLAADDDDEQQQLAANRHSLVEKLGELVAGAHALGEGQFPFPTALAAAAPAEETPSPPPAASGDPPAEDMLVAIRRGVRLRRTVTNDRSAPRIL; encoded by the exons ATGAGTCTCAGGCCACTGCTGG GGAAAGGAGACCTGCAGCCGCAGCTGGACAGCGCCCTGCAGGACGTCAACGACATGTACCTGCTGCTGGAGGAGACCGAGAAGCAGGCAGTGCGCCGGGCCCTGATCGAGGAGCGTGGGCGCTTCTGCACCTTCATCACGTTCCTGCAGCCTGTGGTG AATGGCGAGCTGACCATGCTGGGAGAGATCACCCACCTGCAGGGCATCATCGACGACCTGGTGGTGCTGACAGCGGAACCCCACAAGCTGCCCCCCGCCAGTGAGCAG GTGATCAAAGACCTGAAGGGCTCAGACTATAGCTGGTCCTACCAGACCCCCCCATCGTCGCCCAGTGGCTCCGGCTCACGGAAGTCCAGCATGTGCAG TGCCCCCAGCAGCAGTAGCAGTGCCAAGGGTGGCGGAGCCCCGTGGCCTGGGggtgcccaaacatactcacccAGTTCCACCTGTCGCTACCGCAGCCTGGCACAGCCAGCCACCGCCGCCGCCCGCCTCTCCAGCGTCTCCTCCCACGACTCTGGCTTCGTCTCCCAGGACGCCACGTACTCCAAGCCCCCCTCACCCATGCCTTCAGACATCACCAGCCAG AAGTCCTCCAGCTCTGCGTCCTCAGAGGCCTCGGAAACCTGCCAGTCCGTTAGCGAGTGCAGCTCCCCCACCTCG GACTGGGCCAAGGTGGGCCCCCACGAACAGCCCTCAGGCACCAGCCTGCAGCGGAGGAAGGACCGAGCAGAGCACCCCCGAGACACGGAGCCAGGCCTGGCCAGCGGGGGCACCCTGGGTCCCAGCGGAGAGGAGGCTCCACGACCCCGCATGTCCCCTGCCACCATCGCAGCCAAG CACGGTGAGGAGGTGTCCCCGGCGGCCAGTGACCTGGCCATGGTGCTGACGCGCGGCCTGAGCCTGGAGCACCAGAAGAGCAGCCGGGACTCCTTGCAGTACTCCAGCGGCTACAGCACGCAGACCACCACGCCCTCGTGCTCCGAGGACACCATCCCCTCCCAAG GCTCCGACTACGACTGCTACTCTGTGAACGGGGACGCGGAGGCCGAGGGCCCCGCCGAGTTCGACAAGTCATCCACCATCCCCCGCAACAGCAACATCGCCCAGAACTACCGCCGCCTGATCCAGACCAAGCGCCCCGCCTCCACCGCGGGGCTGCCCAGCGCTTCGGGCGCGCCCCCCGGCGTGGCCACCATCCGCCGCACGCCGTCCACCAAGCCCGCCGTGCGCCGCGCGCTCTCCAGCGCCGGCCCCATCCCCATCCGGCCGCCCATCGTGCCCGTGAAGACGCCCACGGTGCCCGACTCCCCCGGCTACGCGGGGCCCACGCGGGCGGGCAGCGAGGAGTGCGTCTTCTACAGCGACGAGGCCGCCTCGCCCCTGGCCCCGGACCTGGCCAAGGCCTCCCCGAAGAGGCTGAGCCTGCCCAACACGGCCTGGGCCAGCCCGGCCCCCGAGGCGGCCAGCTACGCCGGGCTGGCGGCGGACGACGACGACGAGCAGCAGCAGCTGGCCGCCAACCGGCACAGCCTGGTGGAGAAGCTCGGGGAGCTGGTGGcgggcgcccacgccctgggcgaGGGCCAGTTCCCCTTCCCCACCGCCCTGGCCGCAGCCGCCCCCGCCGAGGAGACGCCCAGCCCGCCCCCTGCCGCCTCGGGCGACCCCCCGGCCGAAGACATGCTGGTGGCCATCCGCCGCGGGGTGCGGCTCCGCAGGACCGTCACCAACGACAGGTCGGCGCCCCGCATCTTGTGA
- the MTSS2 gene encoding protein MTSS 2 isoform X3 has translation METAEKECGALGGLFQAIVNDMKSSYPIWEDFNSKATKLHSQLRTTVLAAVAFLDAFQKVADMATNTRGATRDIGSALTRMCMRHRSIETKLRQFTNALLESLINPLQERIEDWKKSANQLDKDHAKEYKRARHEIKKKSSDTLKLQKKARKGKGDLQPQLDSALQDVNDMYLLLEETEKQAVRRALIEERGRFCTFITFLQPVVNGELTMLGEITHLQGIIDDLVVLTAEPHKLPPASEQVIKDLKGSDYSWSYQTPPSSPSGSGSRKSSMCSLAQPATAAARLSSVSSHDSGFVSQDATYSKPPSPMPSDITSQKSSSSASSEASETCQSVSECSSPTSDWAKVGPHEQPSGTSLQRRKDRAEHPRDTEPGLASGGTLGPSGEEAPRPRMSPATIAAKHGEEVSPAASDLAMVLTRGLSLEHQKSSRDSLQYSSGYSTQTTTPSCSEDTIPSQGSDYDCYSVNGDAEAEGPAEFDKSSTIPRNSNIAQNYRRLIQTKRPASTAGLPSASGAPPGVATIRRTPSTKPAVRRALSSAGPIPIRPPIVPVKTPTVPDSPGYAGPTRAGSEECVFYSDEAASPLAPDLAKASPKRLSLPNTAWASPAPEAASYAGLAADDDDEQQQLAANRHSLVEKLGELVAGAHALGEGQFPFPTALAAAAPAEETPSPPPAASGDPPAEDMLVAIRRGVRLRRTVTNDRSAPRIL, from the exons GGGCCACAAGGGACATTGGCTCGGCGCTCACGCGCATGTGCATGCGCCACCGCAGCATCGAGACCAAGCTGCGGCAGTTCACCAA CGCGCTGCTGGAGAGCCTCATCAACCCGCTGCAGGAGCGCATCGAGGACTGGAAGAAGTCGGCCAACCAGCTGGACAAGGACCACGCAAAAG AGTATAAACGAGCCCGACATGAGATCAAGAAAAAGTCTTCAGACACGTTGAAGCTGCAGAAGAAAGCACGCAAAG GGAAAGGAGACCTGCAGCCGCAGCTGGACAGCGCCCTGCAGGACGTCAACGACATGTACCTGCTGCTGGAGGAGACCGAGAAGCAGGCAGTGCGCCGGGCCCTGATCGAGGAGCGTGGGCGCTTCTGCACCTTCATCACGTTCCTGCAGCCTGTGGTG AATGGCGAGCTGACCATGCTGGGAGAGATCACCCACCTGCAGGGCATCATCGACGACCTGGTGGTGCTGACAGCGGAACCCCACAAGCTGCCCCCCGCCAGTGAGCAG GTGATCAAAGACCTGAAGGGCTCAGACTATAGCTGGTCCTACCAGACCCCCCCATCGTCGCCCAGTGGCTCCGGCTCACGGAAGTCCAGCATGTGCAG CCTGGCACAGCCAGCCACCGCCGCCGCCCGCCTCTCCAGCGTCTCCTCCCACGACTCTGGCTTCGTCTCCCAGGACGCCACGTACTCCAAGCCCCCCTCACCCATGCCTTCAGACATCACCAGCCAG AAGTCCTCCAGCTCTGCGTCCTCAGAGGCCTCGGAAACCTGCCAGTCCGTTAGCGAGTGCAGCTCCCCCACCTCG GACTGGGCCAAGGTGGGCCCCCACGAACAGCCCTCAGGCACCAGCCTGCAGCGGAGGAAGGACCGAGCAGAGCACCCCCGAGACACGGAGCCAGGCCTGGCCAGCGGGGGCACCCTGGGTCCCAGCGGAGAGGAGGCTCCACGACCCCGCATGTCCCCTGCCACCATCGCAGCCAAG CACGGTGAGGAGGTGTCCCCGGCGGCCAGTGACCTGGCCATGGTGCTGACGCGCGGCCTGAGCCTGGAGCACCAGAAGAGCAGCCGGGACTCCTTGCAGTACTCCAGCGGCTACAGCACGCAGACCACCACGCCCTCGTGCTCCGAGGACACCATCCCCTCCCAAG GCTCCGACTACGACTGCTACTCTGTGAACGGGGACGCGGAGGCCGAGGGCCCCGCCGAGTTCGACAAGTCATCCACCATCCCCCGCAACAGCAACATCGCCCAGAACTACCGCCGCCTGATCCAGACCAAGCGCCCCGCCTCCACCGCGGGGCTGCCCAGCGCTTCGGGCGCGCCCCCCGGCGTGGCCACCATCCGCCGCACGCCGTCCACCAAGCCCGCCGTGCGCCGCGCGCTCTCCAGCGCCGGCCCCATCCCCATCCGGCCGCCCATCGTGCCCGTGAAGACGCCCACGGTGCCCGACTCCCCCGGCTACGCGGGGCCCACGCGGGCGGGCAGCGAGGAGTGCGTCTTCTACAGCGACGAGGCCGCCTCGCCCCTGGCCCCGGACCTGGCCAAGGCCTCCCCGAAGAGGCTGAGCCTGCCCAACACGGCCTGGGCCAGCCCGGCCCCCGAGGCGGCCAGCTACGCCGGGCTGGCGGCGGACGACGACGACGAGCAGCAGCAGCTGGCCGCCAACCGGCACAGCCTGGTGGAGAAGCTCGGGGAGCTGGTGGcgggcgcccacgccctgggcgaGGGCCAGTTCCCCTTCCCCACCGCCCTGGCCGCAGCCGCCCCCGCCGAGGAGACGCCCAGCCCGCCCCCTGCCGCCTCGGGCGACCCCCCGGCCGAAGACATGCTGGTGGCCATCCGCCGCGGGGTGCGGCTCCGCAGGACCGTCACCAACGACAGGTCGGCGCCCCGCATCTTGTGA